One part of the Humulus lupulus chromosome 9, drHumLupu1.1, whole genome shotgun sequence genome encodes these proteins:
- the LOC133800358 gene encoding uncharacterized protein LOC133800358 has product MVAQLDMDEIEVEASFWKSTLICVVIGANPPLAVFEGFIRRIWGKLGIDSVVRMNSGFTMVKFRGEATRDLVLESGVIHFDKKHVVLQPWSSDVESLRSVKYVHVWIRLPGLGLQYWDVNCLSSLVSTIGTPIMIDKVTKSRSMIKFIRVLVDMEIAEHLPMHIHYLNERGQVMEQPIDYEWLPTKCNGCKKLGHTAASYKHAPAIIRRSTETQNQASAYDNVASGIATDAPVIST; this is encoded by the coding sequence ATGGTGGCTCAATTGGATATGGATGAGATTGAAGTGGAGGCTTCCTTCTGGAAATCAACTCTGATTTGTGTGGTAATTGGAGCTAATCCTCCCCTAGCTGTTTTTGAAGGGTTCATCAGGAGAATTTGGGGTAAACTTGGAATTGACAGTGTGGTCCGAATGAATTCTGGTTTCACAATGGTTAAGTTTCGAGGTGAGGCTACTAGGGATTTGGTGCTCGAATCAGGAGTGATTCATTTTGACAAGAAGCATGTTGTGCTTCAGCCTTGGTCATCTGATGTTGAGTCTTTAAGGTCAGTAAAATATGTGCATGTTTGGATTCGATTACCTGGTCTTGGGTTGCAATACTGGGATGTGAACTGTCTGAGTTCTCTTGTTAGTACGATTGGTACTCCTATTATGATTGATAAGGTCACAAAATCTAGATCTATGATCAAATTTATTAGAGTCCTAGTTGATATGGAAATTGCTGAACATCTCCCTATGCATATTCACTATTTGAATGAGAGAGGTCAGGTTATGGAGCAACCTATTGATTATGAGTGGTTACCTACTAAATGTAATGGTTGTAAAAAGCTAGGTCATACTGCTGCCTCATACAAGCATGCCCCTGCTATTATTAGGAGGTCGACAGAGACTCAAAACCAGGCTAGTGCATATGATAATGTAGCAAGTGGCATTGCTACTGATGCCCCGGTTATCAGTACCTAG